The sequence below is a genomic window from Deinococcus humi.
ACCGAAATCAAGGCGGTCAGCGTCGAGGCAATGGACTGCGGCGGCAGGGCCGCGTCATGGCGCGAGACAGTGATTCAACTGATGGACGGCTCGGCTGAGGACGCCGCAGGCGGGTTCATGACCAATCGCAAATTCCTCGCCATCTTTGACCGCGTGACCGCCAGGATTCAGGTGCACGCCGAGGCCGAGGTGCGCTTCGAGTACGGCAATGCCCAGTCGGCAGCGCTGCAATACCACGTCACCCAACTGGAGGTACAGCCCGAGCGCCTGGTGGTTCATCTGCGGCAACCCGGCGTGCAGTGCAAGGCGGGCGAGGCCTGCGGCTTCCCTGCTGGTGAGATGGCAGCCACTGAAAGGTGCGCCCCGGACAGCGGCTGTTGCGGCCCAGCCACGGCGTCGCCTGCCGAAGCTACCACCCCGATCCGCCTGGAGTGAATTCGCCATCTCCGGCCCGGCAGCGCCAGGTGGTCTGGACCCTGGCCCTGCTCGCCACCGTCGGTTACGGCGCGCTGTATTACGCGCAGCCGCTGCTGGCAGTGGCCTTCGAAAACGCGTATGGCTGGAACCGCGCCCAGACGAGTCTGGCCTTCACTTTGGCGCTGCTGACCGCTGGGCTGGCCCCGGCGCTCGGGCGGATCCTGGATGCTGGACAGGGCGGGCGCTGGCTGGGGGCGGGGGCACTGCTGGGCAGTCTG
It includes:
- a CDS encoding DUF6428 family protein, with the protein product MTQTIPGLTDQTTTAALLSELRALPQRPMVFQFQGETLVPAGYHVTEIKAVSVEAMDCGGRAASWRETVIQLMDGSAEDAAGGFMTNRKFLAIFDRVTARIQVHAEAEVRFEYGNAQSAALQYHVTQLEVQPERLVVHLRQPGVQCKAGEACGFPAGEMAATERCAPDSGCCGPATASPAEATTPIRLE